Proteins from one Ricinus communis isolate WT05 ecotype wild-type chromosome 9, ASM1957865v1, whole genome shotgun sequence genomic window:
- the LOC107262680 gene encoding peptide methionine sulfoxide reductase B1, chloroplastic, whose amino-acid sequence MAVRIGHTISLPTTTTTRKTFVSSKTQFQSLPFSSFGLPKRVSFSVRAMGSSASSQRPDNIQEAGKVNYASVSDDEWKKRLSAEQFYITRQKGTERAFTGEYWNTKTPGTYHCICCDTPLFESSTKFDSGTGWPSYYQPIGNNVKSKLDLSIIFMPREEVLCAVCDAHLGHVFDDGPPPTRKRYCINSASLKLISK is encoded by the exons ATGGCAGTTAGAATTGGTCACACCATAAGCTTACCAACGACAACAACCACAAGAAAAACATTCGTTTCTTCCAAAACCCAATTTCAAAGCTTACCCTTTTCCAGTTTTGGATTACCCAAAAGAGTCTCCTTCTCTGTTCGAGCTATGGGTTCATCTGCATCTTCACAGAGACCAGACAACATTCAGG AGGCAGGAAAGGTTAATTATGCTTCTGTAAGTGATGATGAATGGAAGAAGAGGCTTTCAGCTGAACAATTTTACATTACTCGTCAGAAGGGAACTGAAAGGGCTTTCACTGG GGAATACTGGAACACCAAAACCCCTGGAACTTACCACTGCATATGCTGTGATACACCTCTCTTTGA ATCATCCACTAAATTTGACAGCGGAACTGGTTGGCCATCTTATTATCAGCCTATTGGAAACAATGTGAAGTCGAAGTTAGATTTGTCGATTATTTTCATGCCGCGTGAAGAAGTTCTTTGTGCTGTTTGTGATGCTCATTTAGGCCATGTCTTTGATGATGGCCCGCCACCAACCAGAAAACGTTACTGTATAAATAG TGCTTCCTTGAAACTGATATCCAAGTGA